The following are from one region of the Vitis riparia cultivar Riparia Gloire de Montpellier isolate 1030 chromosome 14, EGFV_Vit.rip_1.0, whole genome shotgun sequence genome:
- the LOC117930015 gene encoding calcium-dependent protein kinase 13-like gives MANDEHLRKAFSYFDRDGNGYIERDELRDALMEDGADDCIDVANDIFQEVDTDKDGRISYDEFVAMMKTRTDWRKASTHYSRGRFNSLSIKLIKDGSLNLGNE, from the exons ATGGCCAATGATGAGCATCTTCGCAAGGCCTTCTCCTACTTTGATAGGGATGGTAATGGCTATATTGAGCGAGATGAGCTTCGGGATGCCTTGATGGAAGATGGAGCAGATGATTGTATAGATGTAGCAAATGACATCTTCCAAGAAGTGGACACAGACAAA GATGGGCGAATTAGTTATGATGAATTTGTggctatgatgaaaactagaacAGATTGGAGAAAGGCTTCTACGCATTATTCAAGAGGGAGATTCAACAGTCTAAGCATTAAGCTGATAAAGGATGGTTCTCTAAACTTGGGGAATGAGTAA
- the LOC117930016 gene encoding protein SIEVE ELEMENT OCCLUSION B-like: MAKEFSNPTPMQQVNNPSPMQQVINPAPLQQVLKPAETTKINPVPLQKLIKHDRSMITMSDDNMMVKQIHATHAPDGREFDVKPLFQLVEDILNRATPGVDPLISAAQTRIETSDDRTNQASFIALLEALSFTIDRISCEIAYKSLGGGDAHATTLSIFNLLTSYSWEAKLVLTLSAFAVNYGEFWLLAQIYSSNQLAKSMAILKQVPTILEHSGQLKPRFDALNNLIRAMVAITRCIIEFKELPSMYISQDVPALATAMTHIPTAVYWTIRSVVACATQITTFTSMGHEYWISATNEAWELSTMAHKINSILDLLKKQLTLCYQYIDDKRNAETFQMLLNLFESIHIDNMKILRALISPKDDVQPLLEGSTKRRVNIDVLRRKNVLLLISGLSISHDELSILDQIYNESRDHGTRMESQYEVVWIPVVDRSVVWTDAMQDRFVTLQATMPWYSVYTPTLIDKAVIRFIKEVWHFRNKPILVVLDPQGKVVSPNAIHMMWIWGSTAFPFTSLREEALWREESWKLELLVDGIDPTILNWIKEGKFIYLYGGTDMEWIRKFTTTARAVASAARIPLEMVYVGQSKKREQVRKCTTAITVEKLSYCWQDLTMVWFFWTRLESMMFSKIQLGSTVDVDPTLREIKKLISYDKEGGWAVLSNGSFIFVNGHSSAVLLTFTEYNAWKDDVPQRAST, translated from the exons ATGGCCAAAGAATTCAGTAACCCAACTCCCATGCAGCAAGTGAACAACCCATCTCCGATGCAGCAAGTGATCAACCCAGCTCCGCTGCAGCAGGTGTTGAAGCCAGCAGAAACCACCAAAATCAACCCAGTTCCCTTACAAAAACTGATCAAGCATGATAGGAGTATGATAACCATGTCTGATGACAACATGATGGTGAAACAAATTCACGCAACCCATGCTCCTGATGGCCGAGAGTTTGATGTTAAGCCTCTTTTCCAACTCGTGGAAGACATTCTGAATCGGGCTACACCGGGTGTTGATCCCTTAATTTCG GCTGCCCAAACACGCATTGAAACTTCTGATGATAGGACAAATCAAGCCAGTTTCATTGCTTTGCTCGAAGCACTGTCGTTTACCATTGATCGAATTTCCTGCGAG ATAGCATACAAGAGTTTGGGCGGAGGTGACGCTCATGCAACGACACTCTCTATATTTAACCTGTTAACAAGCTATTCATGGGAAGCAAAGCTGGTGCTAACCCTATCAGCTTTTGCGGTGAACTATGGTGAATTCTGGCTCCTTGCTCAGATCTATTCATCCAACCAACTTGCGAAATCAATGGCAATCCTTAAGCAAGTGCCCACCATCTTGGAGCACTCTGGTCAACTGAAACCACGGTTTGATGCTCTTAACAATCTCATCAGGGCTATGGTGGCAATTACCAGGTGCATTATTGAGTTCAAGGAGCTCCCGTCCATGTATATAAGCCAGGACGTACCAGCATTAGCAACAGCAATGACCCATATCCCCACTGCTGTTTACTGGACCATCAGGAGTGTTGTGGCTTGCGCAACTCAGATTACAACCTTCACTAGCATGGGCCATGA GTACTGGATATCTGCTACAAATGAGGCATGGGAACTGTCCACCATGGCTCACAAGATCAATAGCATACTGGATCTTCTGAAGAAGCAACTTACTCTTTGTTACCAATACATAG ATGATAAGCGGAATGCTGAAACTTTTCAAATGCTTCTGAATCTTTTTGAGAGTATTCACATTGACAACATGAAAATTCTCAGGGCACTGATTTCTCCCAAGGATGACGTGCAGCCACTGCTTGAAGGCTCTACAAAGAGAAGG GTTAACATAGATGTGCTGAGGAGGAAGAATGTTTTGCTGCTTATATCAGGCCTATCCATCTCCCATGACGAGCTTTCAATTCTGGATCAGATCTATAATGAGTCTCGGGACCACGGGACTAGGATGGAGAGTCAGTACGAAGTTGTGTGGATCCCAGTTGTGGACCGCTCAGTTGTGTGGACAGATGCCATGCAAGATCGGTTTGTGACTCTGCAGGCCACAATGCCATGGTATTCAGTCTACACTCCTACACTGATTGATAAGGCAGTCATCAGGTTCATCAAGGAGGTGTGGCACTTCCGGAACAAGCCCATCCTTGTGGTGCTAGATCCACAAGGAAAAGTGGTGAGCCCTAATGCAATCCACATGATGTGGATATGGGGGAGTACCGCCTTCCCGTTCACTAGTTTGAGGGAGGAAGCTCTTTGGAGGGAAGAGAGTTGGAAGCTTGAGCTGCTGGTGGATGGTATTGACCCAACCATACTGAACTGG atcaaagaaggaaaattcATTTACTTGTACGGAGGAACTGACATGGAATGGATCCGAAAATTCACAACCACCGCACGGGCAGTTGCATCGGCTGCACGGATCCCCTTAGAGATGGTGTACGTGGGACAGAGCAAGAAAAGAGAGCAAGTCCGGAAATGCACAACTGCCATTACTGTGGAGAAACTCAGCTACTGCTGGCAAGATCTTACCATGGTCTGGTTCTTCTGGACCAGACTGGAAAGCATGATGTTCTCCAAGATCCAGCTAGGTAGTACTGTCGATGTCGACCCTACGCTGCGGGAAATCAAGAAACTGATCAGCTACGACAAGGAAGGAGGATGGGCTGTACTCAGCAATGGATCTTTTATATTCGTCAATGGCCACAGCAGCGCTGTTTTGCTCACCTTTACCGAGTACAATGCATGGAAAGACGACGTGCCCCAAAGGGCTTCGACATAG